The sequence below is a genomic window from Tubulanus polymorphus chromosome 1, tnTubPoly1.2, whole genome shotgun sequence.
ATAGCATATAAAACAAACCGGGCCCAGGCAGTCTCTTAAACAGTCGACGCGTTACATTTTCTCATGAGATCTATTGCTAAAAGCGCTTTGATGTAGTTGTGCTTTGCAAGTCGCAGCAACTGAGCATATTAAACGCACGATCTCGGAGCGCGTTGTTACATGATTAAAAGTGTTGTGAAACAAAACCATAAAAATGTCATGTTTGCAATATCTACGACATTTTCTGATAATCTGTTGATTGCGATGATCTACTCGTCAAAATGAAGGGTTTTCAATTTCttggcgccattttgtggcgatCCCTCGAGGTCGCACTTGTCGCGATAATTTTCGCTCATTTTTGAAACAAAAGTTATGATTGAATATCGATAAACTCTGCAGTCCTTTGTGCGATAAAGATATTTATACGCCATtctaaaggaaatgaaatgtatagaTTTTTGCCAGCGATTCTTGATTTCCTTGAACGGTAAAGTCTATGgtttcatttgtttcaatGGTGTATCAATTATGTTTATCAAACAAGGGACtgatattcaatcaaaacgtttgtttcaaatatgagaaaaaattattgcaacaatggggacctcgagggacccacaaaatggcgcctagaaactggaatcTTCTTTATTGACTTACCAAAGTTTTCTCCACCCCAGATATTCATATCTATGTCGTATTTGCCGAGTTTCTCAAACCAGTCACGTCTGATCGAAAACAGGCCACCAGCGATCATCGGGGTTCTGGATAAAAATATCACATCGAGAAAATAATAAGATTACGATGCTACAGCGAAGAATAATATCACTATTGCTCGTTAGTGCTTCAACAAATCGTTCCACTTTCCCGAATGTGCGAATGAAATCCGTTTCTCTAAACGATAAGATGTACTGTTAATGACACGAAAAGTCTTTCTTGATAATAGATCATTGATAGataatgatttttgaaaataatgaaagcCCTCTTTTTTCTTCCTATGATGTAGATATATTcgaatacagtggaacctcgttataatgaACCTGGacacaacgattcatcggatctaacaaatataaaattgtgtCCCAATGTAAGAGAATTCAATTgttttcatactggatataacgaactattggttataacgaacagattttctggtcccgttaagttcgttgtaacgaggccCAACTGTATACAGTTGGGTGTTCTATACCTGATTGGCGCTGTCACATGTGGCCGctgttttttctgtttttcgtTCATCTGTTCCCATTTGAAATGTAAACTCCAATCAAATCCTTCAAAAAATTCGTTAAAGGCATGTCGTGAGACACGAGCTGTCTTAGATGATACAATGTAAGCGAAAGCTAACTCACCCCCTCTCAAATCACTCGTAGCCGAAACGTACTGAAATGTGTCCATGCTTATAACGTCTATGACTGGACTTACAACCGAATAGGGATCCTACAAAAAACAACGAAGATTTTCTGGAAATGTTTTCCCGAGATATTTTCCTCAACTCTCTATGAAACTTTTAAAGATTGACAAATTTCATTCCTTTTTATCTTCGTATCACCCCGTATCACTTTCTTCTCAATAGTAACGCGAAGTAACTTATCATGAAAGGCACGGTGGAAAGGGAATAATGGGATAGTGGCCCCCTCGATGATTTTCACAGTTTCAAAGAGGCGAGTTCCACCCAAATTACTAACAAGAAATAACTACATTTCTGTATAGAAGGTGTCATCTCATTATGGAGATctttaatttcaattctaacatatCGCTTGTCCTATCGTTTTCAGACCCGTCGTCGTCGATTAGTTTGTATAGCAATCATTATAACGACCGAATCGTTAGCATTGCAAGAGACACCACATTACGTAGTTTCGAGTAAAGCAAACAGAAAGACGAGAGAAAGACTCCTTTTTTCAGGACCAGACGTGAGTCACTGACACTTATGATGCAGTCATCGATGTTTGACAGATGGGCGCATTTTGTATCAAGATGCAATAAACTCTCACGCCCTGCTCAAATAAACGTCGCCGCAAAAAAGGGACTAACATCGTGACTTATTTCTGAATGGTTCCGATGGAAGAAGGCATCACTGTTTTCACTCTCAATTCTAGAGTCTCTTACCGTTAATGGTAAGACACCACCGCGAGTGACTGATGACTCACTTTTGACCATAAAACATAAGATTAATGAGTACTGGATGGGTTCGGAGATGGTTTTATTGTGTACATTTCGCTCCATTGATTGCTCAAATAGATGTTCTAACCCATGTTCGTATAGGACATGGCTGGGATTACTGATATATCAATCTTAAAAACGACAGCTGAAACTGTTAGATCACCTAGTCTTTCTAATATACATAGTCTACAAATGTGGTCGAACGATACTGTGGTTTAGAAATTGATGAACGCGATAGAACCTTTACTTGAATTTCGCTTACATCTTTGACTTTCTGCAAAAGTGGTGGCAGCCAATTCGCATTCGCTTCGCAGTGACTATCTAGAAATGTTAATACAGTAGCACTGGCCTGTTCAGCACCTTTTACTCGTGACCTCATCAACCCTACAAAATTCACAACGATAATTGACATGAATTCGGTgcccaggggcggatctagggtctgattcagggaATGGTGCCCCACCCTAAGTAGGGTAAATCAATTCAAAAGTCACCCGAGCATCGGAAAAGATACCCTCATTTTTGGAAGTCAGAGAACATGCTTATGAATTTAGACTTTCTATGTATGAACTGAAATTATAtagttaatatttttcattttcccataAAATGCGGGGCAACTTGAAATCTTAGTACCCCATGTACATTCCCTTTGGTTCCCCCCTACAATAAATTCTGCGGGTGTGTGTAATGATGAAGAGGGCTCTACTGAGATATCATGCTCTATAACAACTCATATGTGTCTTGGAATTCTATTTATGATCAAATGACATCGAATTGGCGACAAAAATGCTAattgaaatggaaaatatatggAAATAGGGAAAGAGTCTCGTTTATAGGTTTTTGgatgaattaagaaattatttgaaaatgacatGAATTATCAATGTAATGTGAATATGTAGTTTTACAATAAACAGCAGTACGAAAGGACtttcaaatttgaataaatttcaatttgaaatgagattatatatatacgttTATTCTGTAAAGCACTAACGTTACCAGAAGAAATAATCAATCGAAAATATCTCGCAGAAAAATCACTTGCAAAAGATTTGATATATCCTCAGGAACGTTCTGCACGTATGAAATCGTTCAACATCATCATTCGGCACAAATACGATCAaataactaccttctcgttGGATATTCctaatgaccttgaccttAGGCAGCACCACCAGACTCTGCCCATCTTCAGCTGAAAAACGAAAACCGAATGAGGAGGCgataaatcttttgaaattcgTTCAGTTTTCGCAGTCAACATCATCAACAATCTATGACAGGAACGCTTATAGAAAGGAGATGACAATTTATTCAGTTTGTCGTCGTGTTTTTCGCAGACGAGAGACTCAATGCACGCTGAATTTTAAATCGGAAATGGTTTTCGTAGAAGCTATTAGAGTTTACGTGATGGATACGATAATAACTTGCCAACTGATAACAAAAACACTCGGAGCGTGACGTTTCCTATGCTGATTGGCGACGTTTAATGAAACTCCTGCAATCATGTAACTAATCTAGTAATGGTCAATTAGAGGAAATAACTTCATCATCAGCGTCTATGCTGACAGCTAATTGCGAAAAGGATATTACGTACAGGAGTGACAGTAGCAGAATGCATCTTTAACCCACCCTGCAGGGTTTTCTATCGTAGCCCGAACGAGCTTAAATGTATACTATGAAAAAAGAACTATGTAGAGGTTATACGGAATCATGTTCCACATTGCAGAGGAGCGATGAGTGATGCGAAGATGAATCAAAACAAATACGTATTACGATTTCTAAAGAATGAAAGGAAATCAAAAGCTTCCAATTATCACATACACAGGCGAGAAAGATTACCGACAGGGTCGCGATAcgacaaaataatgaattattatttttttcaatttctgagAATTAATTTGTCTAAAAGCGCACATTTTTCGCATTTTGGGTCCATTTCTTATGATAGCAACAAAAATAGCATTTCCGAAgatatgtttaaaaaaatgttatcatAATAGTCACTTTTATTCGATTCGAGATCTTGGAGATTGACTTTTTGCAATAACCAAATCACCACCAAAGCCATGGCGCTCTATCAAATCAAATCCGTTGTAACCTCTGCGGACTTTCACGATTGAAATATGGGATTTCTCGATCGCGTGGAATGACATCGAAACACTCTTATAATTGGCAATAGATTTATGACCGTGGTCACTTTTCGACATGGCAATCTTTGTCGTCATTCCATATTGATGCACGTAGGCGTGTGAAAGTCAATCTACGGATAGAAATTTCATACAGCGGCCATTTTATAGAAGGTCGTCGATGCATTATACGACAGCATTTTCCCGCTGACATTAAAGAAGACGCAAATGACAAAACAGTCAAAGTGAAATACACATCAACGAATACTGTTGGGGTTCATGAGTCAAAGGCAGCATACGATAAAAATCAGTCCCAAAGGAATTAGGATAGCATGGCgtaaaatatgattttgtCATTACGAGCAAATTAGCTAAACACGCACGCAACCGACAGAAATTTGTTCGCTGTAATGACAGTGGGATGTTTTCGAGGAGAGTCGTTTTAACTTCCACCTCATCAATGACGTAAAACGCCTCGTTGTTTGATCGATGACGGTCGTATCACAGAGTTAAATCTGGTATACTAATTGCTGCGCTTCAACTCGAGGGATCCTTGAATTGACCATGCCAAATAAACCGGCGTCATCGGTTAATAAAATGACCTAAGTTGATTAGTGGACGATGCAAGTGCAGTTTGCTGAAGAATCTTATAATCCTATAAAACGAGGGAAGGTAGATTGAAGGCGAAAGCAACTACGCCAATTCGAATGCATTCACGTTCAATGAAAAAGCGTATATTGGTGATACGGATTCGGTAGATCCGTATGAAAAACGTGAAATgtaattttaaaaaagttgTTCTTATGCATCTAATAGAAGAAAATCGGGGTTTATCAGTAAGGGAATATTTCTATGACTATAGGTAACAACGCTCATTTCTTCCCGCTCTTCTCGGTTGATTAAACCTCCCTAATATCCGCAGCGGCGACGGATAGCAGCCGACACTCCGTGACTGTGTTGTTATAATTCTACGCATTACAACGGGATAACCGCCCAGACCAGCAGACTGAAGACAGTGACGACGAATTTATCTATTTCTGTCGTgacaatatattatatatacccgtaaaataagaaataaccAATATTTTACTGATGGGGGTCAGTACGAGCTCTGGGGAGTTCTTATAAAGGAAATAAACATTTCACGAATGCAAGCGAATGCAAGCGATATATACACTATATTGCCGCTATAACTATTGAATCAGAAGTTGGCCACATACTCGAAATTAAGAtatactgaaagggttaatgattATCGGAAACTTCATTGTACGTATCGGCAGTAGATATAAAATTACTTAACAGGAGAAGCTATTACAATAGAACgttgaatgaattattcaaataccAAATATTATAAAATCGTATATGGATATGAATACATTGTATACCGATGTAATAATGATGCCTGTCAGAATCTcgataaattaataaattctgAGATGAATGGCGTAGTGTCACTTCTCCATACAGTCGCAGGAATTGGTGGCGATAGTTGCGACCCCGAGTCGGTCAGTAAAGAGTAATTGCATCAAGGTACAGCGTCTGAATCTAGTAATCACCTATAATTTGATGCCACTTGCAGACAAGTCGGGATTCTGAGATCAATTTCAGTATATCACCATACCCGTTAGCAAAATGGCCAGCAGATAAATGAATTGGCCGGTATAGGCAGGTTTATCGAAGATAGATTATAACCTTCGGAAAAGCATTTTTGCTGAATTACTATTGAGATAGACGCCTCTTTTTGGATCGTGGTGGTGGCTTTCATGCAGTAAATTACATGATATATAAACCATGCGTAGTTcgttatcaaattatctagtATCACCATACAAGGACGTCTCAGTTGGACGGGAGACCACTAAAACGTTTAATATCGGATACTTTTTTGTTCATAAACAGATATGCCATTAATATCTCAATCGCGATTTCAGTATACCTCATCACAGATCACACTTGGTCAATTATACagaagaatgaatgaatgaacgaCTGGATATCATGAAAGTTCCCTGGAGAAAAAATTCTATGAACATTTTTTACTGTTTCCATGGTACTGTTAGTCTTTCCCATAGAAGGTATTCAACcgcaatttcattgaatttattaagACACGTTGCGTAGGATGCTTTGTAGTATAGCTCCGCGTCGTGTATCAGGTGTGAACCCTTAATAAACAAACCAAATCCATATAAACGACCTCCTGAGACTTGAGAAAAAATCCAACAGTTGAAAGGATGTAGTTAGTTAATGAACATGCCGTCATAATGAACAGGCAGAAAACACTGTGAAGTGCAGACGTTATGTGACATTTCCGTTGCTGATGTCGCAAGAAAATGAGAATTCGTTCACAACCTTAATTGCTACATCGGCGAATGATGTGCAATTCTTTTTACTTTAAAACTATAATTGATGCGATCGTATAAGACAATGTCTCAATCATGGATTGGAACCCGACGGGAAAGCGGATGTTTTTTTCGAGGCATGCTCATGCTGGGCTGCGTGTGACGgataccgacgcaactgagaaGAAACCCGACCGTGGTCCAGTCCATAACCAACTCATTCGTCGGTTATCTAATCACATTTGCATGAGgaccttcattattttgaaGTACCGCACAATATACGCATAGTAGGACCAGTTTCGTCGCAGCGAAGCTGTCGAAGGAACATCGGTCAGTTCGCTCTTGGTGTGGTATACGAtgggccggagtagaacatgggtgACGGTGAGATCAAAGAGTTGCACCGGCTTATTTAGGGTGGAAATGATGACAAATTCCCGATAACTCCAGTTGCGTCGGTCCATCGCGTCGTTAAGTCGTATCGCCTTGGTGGGTgcgcatggacgtataaactataaactagtttatacgtccatggtggGTGCGACCTGGGGCACGATGCGAATGCCTACATATAGACTTGTTTTGGTATGCAAATATTTTCGTTTCACCAAATGAAACCTACGAAAACGTTTAGTTACGGAATACCACTCAATCATTTTTGGTCATATAAAAACCTTATAAAGATGGACAAAATTTGCATTACACGAATTCTACTCGTATATGCACCGTCTGCTATATTATAATTGATGTTTTAAGTCTTCGTTGTAAATCGCATATAAAGCATCATCTGAATTCCGGATCGATGGAAATTGCTTGTCGACAGTAAATGGAAAATCAAATTGATCTGTGTATTTGACGGCTGCGCGGTAAGTGAGAGAAGAAGGCCGACAGACGACACATCAGcggttgaaataaaaaagccCATCAGAATCTGCGATGAGATGCCTGAACAaaggatgaaaaatgaatccaTCACATCGATCTTCTAGTATCATCTATTTCCTAAAATCTGTTCGCAGTAAAATCCTGTTTAGAAGTCAGTCACAATTTTGAACTGCTCGTTTCTCATTCAGAATGCTATAATAAAGTTTTTTCTGCCATCAATTATTTCGGGCTACGATATTTACATACATGAATTAGttagaatttgaaatcatCAGGCCCGCAGTTTTTACCATGGCTTTACAACAGCCTGAACCAAACTTCCAGGCATGcgattttttatcattttctcgTCCAATTATCGTCAGCGTGCCCGAAGGCGAACGCATTGCTCTGACAAATAATAAGAGTCTAACAATTCCAAGTCAGGTATTCAATTATCCGATGTACCATATCGATAGCAACAGATTCGTTACTCAACTGACTATCGCAGCACCAGATTCACCCATATCGTACTTTATCAATCGTAGAAAACTTTAGAAATCTGTGATGGATGAAGTAAAGAATACAGGGAAAGGTCATTTTGAGgtttatatgtatttcgaAGTGTCAATTTCAATAGCTGATATATTGGAGaacaatatttgatatatacaGTGAACTATAGGCGACTCCAAGTTAAGTCCACCAAACACTTATGAGGGAAGTTATTCCAtaaaatcagatgaaatcaATATGATACATCGGACTTTCTTTAACCCCTAATTCTCACCGCAGACATTTGTTTCCGCCATGCTGACGTATGTACTTACCATTGTTACTATTATCATCTACGAGAATGATCTCTCGTATAAGCTGTGGCGGTGATCTGTTCAGAACACTGAAATTAACAAGTTATTCATATTGTTGGAATGTTATCAGAGTATTTAGAGAACCGTTCATCGTTCATGTTTATCGGGCATCTCGGTTGTTTATCTGCCTGTAATTCAAAACTGACAATTTTATTCAGCGTTCTGATGACTAATAGCGGTCTGAATTCGAGAGGTGTAAACGCCAAAAGCTGACACTAGCAAACTTCTGCTAATTCGTCTTCATAGACGTCACGATCTATTATAACACCATGGTGTTTCCTTCCTTACCTAATGACGGTCCTTAGCAAAGTGGATCTGGCTTCGTTGTGGAAcgttataatgacagaagttGGTGGAAGATCAAGGTCAAAGTGCTGTGTGCGACATCTGTAGTTTATTGAGACGTCATCAAAGAAGAAACAATTTCTTATTAGCATATATATAATTTCGACTTTTTAGAAATAGAGATATCAAAGGTGTTTGCTGAAGAaaagattgaaattgaaaatatcaagaGCTGACCGTAAGAAAACAATATTTGCGCGTGCAGTTTTTTGCTAAGCGAATATTGACGATTTGTTTAGAGTCTCAGGATGTTTCTCGTCTGTGATGAACACACGCTGCGAGATTTTGTTTATCTGGGCTTTATCTACTTTTTTGCACTTGACTGCTGCATTCCGTTTGCTCTGGTGGTCTATCTATATACGTTTAGTTTTGTTCGAGGCTGGGAAAAGTAAGTCATAAATAACATAGACAATCACGTAAAACGATACCGATTCATTGTATCAATGGTCGGTTCCTCATTTTCCCTTCTAACAGGCATTCACGTGCATAAACAAGGAATATTCTCAATATTCTGGTCTTCCATTTTTTGCCAACTATTCTATACGCATTTACATGTATCGATGCCGATCGAAGGACTGGCGGCCATTTGTTGTTCGCCGAAATCAGCACCGACGTTAGCGTCGTAATGGTTTGCCATTCTTCATTGAAATTTATGATGGGTGTTCtctttttttatcatattttgtcAATCTTTTCTGTCGCCATCTCTTACCAGTCATAACTATTAGACTTACCTTTCATCTCGGGTATCTGGGATTTCTCGGTCGCTCGCTATTCTATCGCTGGCAACTACATTGAATGCGAATTTTTCATACGGATCTACCGAGTCCGTTTCACCGATATACGCTTTTTCATTGAACGTGAATGCATTCGAATTGGCGTAGTCCCTTGTATATCcctgaatacaaataaaaagcagatgaaacaaaatgtcaaaaagtACATTGAGAATGCAAGTTTTTTTGCAAGATTGCTACGAATTCCCTTCTGCGACAATGGGGAAACTTGTGTATTTCGATGGCGCAGAGGACCGTCTAGGGATTAGTCAATAAAACGTTGCAGTAACTATAAAGCACGCACATCAACCTTTTCTTACAGAAGAATGGAATCGTTAATGACATCTGGAACATCTCgtattcattcaatcaattttaaaaACTTGGCGCGAAACACTTTAAATTTCGTAATCAAATCGTCCATTCGACTCTCTCGTGCAACGACTTAGATGTTGCAATGCAAACTCAAGAATAACAGGATGTATCCAGTTTTGTTGATGGCGCATTTCAAATCGAAGACAAGAGTTAGTTAGATATCATCCGTTTTCTCAGCTCTAGCGACTTTTTATGACATCAAACGTTCATAAATTACATAGTTCATAAATCATACTGTTGAGTTGACGTTTTCACCGCTTCTGTTATTAATAACGTTATAAATCTCATTATTGAATCGCGTGTTGAGACAtttcaacatcatcatcatcatcatgatCCCAATAAATTACCGAGATTATTATGTACGATAAATTCGCGAGCAAAGATCTCACATGAGAGTTATCGCGGGATCAAcgtgaaaaatgtttttagttcTTGTCTTGTACGAGGGACCAGGGCCGGTTCCATAACCATGGCTTAGACTTCTGACAAGTCTAAGGCCAACCTAGTTCTATTAGCCAATCAAGACTAATTAATCTTAAGAttcaagaccacttttggacatAAGTCTCAACTATGTAACTGGCCAGTTTTGGGAGACAGTTTAATTATGTAGCCAACCTAACAACCTTAGACCATTAAGACCATTTTTCAACCGAAGTCACGAGTGTGCAACCGGGCCCTGAAATATGTGGGTATATCAATGAGATTGAAATCTAGTATCAGCGTCGGTATAGCCATGCATGAACTCTAAAACGACGTTAACATCTTTAAGAAGAATTGATTTTGCTGTGACACTTATTCATTAGTTGTCCCATTAAACATCCCTCTGTCATTCTTGATACTGTAGCTTCCGAGAGGTTGAGTTCAGATTTTTCTTTCGATGATCATATTGCGATGTCATTCTGAGATATTTCTGTTACGCGGTTGATTGCCCAGGAGAGTCAGTATTCCCATTTCTATCTGATCCATCTGCGGTCATTTTCATGCTAGTATTCATTGTCGCGCTATTGGGTGTCATTACCAAGGTAAAGCACATGCGTATACATTCccatttcatccacattctgtcatttatttttcgattttGTAAGTCACCCGCTTAGGTTGGTCGGGAAATACCGGCTCCGATTTCCCAATTTGGAAGTTGGCCATTGCGGTAACGGCCGGCGGAAGAATCGATGATACCTTTTAAGGACCCTTTAGTCTATATATGAAGTCTCAAAACTTGAAGTGTGTGCGATTATTTTTCTCTTCAACCGCAATTTTCAATCGAGGTCGATCATTGCCCCTTTAATCGGGATTTTTCATGTTCTTTCTCGTGGTGCTTATGTTGACGTTCTACACACGTGTGTGTATAAGTATTTGCCGCCGTAACTTTTCAACGAGTCAGACCTCAAGGAAACAGAAATTTCCACATTT
It includes:
- the LOC141900750 gene encoding polypeptide N-acetylgalactosaminyltransferase 14-like; translated protein: MMMMMMLKCLNTRFNNEIYNVINNRSGENVNSTGYTRDYANSNAFTFNEKAYIGETDSVDPYEKFAFNVVASDRIASDREIPDTRDERCRTQHFDLDLPPTSVIITFHNEARSTLLRTVISVLNRSPPQLIREIILVDDNSNNAEDGQSLVVLPKVKVIRNIQREGLMRSRVKGAEQASATVLTFLDSHCEANANWLPPLLQKVKDDPYSVVSPVIDVISMDTFQYVSATSDLRGGFDWSLHFKWEQMNEKQKKQRPHVTAPIRTPMIAGGLFSIRRDWFEKLGKYDIDMNIWGGENFDLSFRVWMCGGSLLIIPCSRVGHVFRKRHPYVFPDGNANTYIRNTRRTAEVWMDEYKQYFFQARPAARSKPYGNITERLLLRQRLNCRSFRWYLNNVYPELRIPDMTETRRGKLAQGISCLDTLHQKSPGHPMMIKCSKQSLSQIWSHLKSRQLVNRNKLCLSAHSWNSNVIFDKCTYSGDYQDWEFDTRRGHIIHRSTSKCLDNLFSTKTLIITTCKQTSPTQIWQFIPMNGFERM